In Humulus lupulus chromosome 6, drHumLupu1.1, whole genome shotgun sequence, a single genomic region encodes these proteins:
- the LOC133785763 gene encoding uncharacterized protein LOC133785763 yields MENMLIKDKLVTNIDSTTNIDSIANISTDDDFDDAGLNDDNNGERNNIDDGFVEVNLNVPCLENRTFDDSFDDAYICNVPDASSAPHTLEDNHLPLPRVSPSDHCNERSHVSSTPSSNATSIDEDVFCVGQYFVDKKELKMKVHMLAIRRNFEFKVKKSNKKLVVLVCVDPNCKWRIRTTKTCATGLFVIRKHCNEHTCSLEMRQNHHRQATCSIIAEYLKARYEGVKKGPNPAQIVNEMNKNLGVKCSYWKAWKARKCAHELIRGSAANSYPKLPSYLYMVQKSNPVISIDGTHLKNQFGGTLLIATAQDGNFQIYPLAFGIVDSENDASWNWFLTCLRDQVPDTTDLVFISDRHKSIIKGVRNVYKNAYHGACMWHLRQNIKTKFSGKGLKKLFEKMAKAYRVSEFTKLFAEISTKKPSLATYLKNASFESWSICHFHGNRYNIMTTNNSESLNQVFREAREWPIIPLLEEIITTLSRWFYERRTNANSCPTPLTVDAEDIMRQRYEQSRYMRVTPINLSEFHVKGEPLDGLVNIEEHSCTCREFDIDKIPCIHGIAAAMHCGVDVYSLCSKFYTTEFWRMAYAESIYPLPPEIEWLLPEEVKSQVVIKPVKLIPPGRPKNKRFPSRGEFSKEKSNSAPESSSKKVKGKVSDVDGGKKQRKCSNCGCYGHNKTTCKK; encoded by the exons ATGGAAAATATGCTCATTAAGGATAAACTTGTTACTAATATTGATTCTACTACAAATATTGATTCTATTGCAAACATTTCTACTGATGATGATTTTGATGATGCTGGTTTAAACGATGATAACAAT gggGAAAGAAACAATATTGATGATGGTTTTGTTGAGGTAAATTTGAATGTCCCATGTCTTGAAAATAGAACTTTTGATGATTCCTTTGACGATGCATACATATGTAATGTTCCTGATGCTAGTTCTGCACCTCACACTCTTGAAGATAACCATTTACCACTTCCTCGTGTATCCCCTAGTGATCATTGTAATGAAAGAAGTCATGTTAGTAGTACACCAAGCTCAAATGCAACAAGTATTGATGAAGATGTTTTTTGTGTTGGTCAATATTTTGTGGATAAgaaagagttgaagatgaaaGTACACATGCTTGCTATACGACGAAACTTTGAATTCAAAGTGAAAAAATCAAATAAGAAATTAGTGGTTTTGGTTTGTGTTGACCCCAATTGTAAGTGGAGAATTCGTACGACAAAGACATGTGCAACAGGTTTGTTTGTTATTCGCAAGCATTGTAATGAACACACTTGTTCTTTAGAAATGCGACAAAATCATCATCGGCAAGCAACTTGTTCTATTATTGCAGAATACTTGAAAGCGAGATATGAAGGTGTGAAAAAAGGTCCAAATCCAGCACAAATAGTTAATGAGATGAACAAGAATCTTGGTGTAAAGTGTAGTTATTGGAAGGCATGGAAGGCAAGAAAGTGCGCACATGAACTTATAAGGGGTTCAGCGGCAAACAGTTATCCAAAACTCCCCTCTTACTTGtacatggtccaaaagtctaATCCTG TTATATCTATTGATGGAACTCATTTGAAAAACCAATTTGGAGGAACTTTACTCATTGCAACTGCACAAGATGGAAATTTTCAAATTTATCCTCTTGCTTTTGGTATTGTTGATTCTGAGAATGATGCATCTTGGAATTGGTTTTTGACATGCTTACGAGATCAAGTGCCTGATACTACTGATTTAGTGTTTATATCTGATAGACACAAAAGCATTATAAAGGGAGTTCGAAATGTATATAAAAATGCTTACCATGGAGCTTGTATGTGGCATCTTAGACAAAATATAAAGACAAAATTTAGTGGTAAAGGTTTGAAAAAGTTGTTTGAGAAGATGGCAAAAGCGTACAGAGTTTCAGAGTTCACAAAGTTATTTGCTGAGATTTCTACAAAAAAACCAAGTCTGGCAACATACCTGAAGAATGCATCTTTTGAAAGCTGGTCCATATGTCATTTCCATGGTAATCGATACAACATCATGACCACCAACAATTCTGAGTCATTGAACCAAGTTTTTAGAGAAGCTCGAGAATGGCCCATCATTCCTTTATTGGAGGAAATTATCACTACACTCTCCAGATGGTTCTATGAGAGAAGGACAAATGCAAATTCTTGTCCAACACCACTTACAGTTGACGCAGAAGATATAATGAGACAAAGATACGAACAATCAAGGTACATGAGAGTTACACCCATTAATCTAAGTGAGTTCCATGTTAAAGGTGAGCCACTAGACGGTCTAGTTAATATTGAGGAACATTCTTGTACATGTCGAGAGTTTGACATTGATAAGATTCCATGTATTCATGGAATCGCTGCAGCAATGCATTGTGGAGTAGATGTTTATAGTCTATGCTCAAAATTCTACACGACTGAATTTTGGAGGATGGCTTATGCAGAATCTATTTACCCTTTACCACCTGAAATAGAATGGCTTCTTCCAGAAGAGGTTAAGTCTCAAGTCGTTATCAAACCAGTTAAGTTAATTCCCCCAGGGAGACCAAAGAATAAACGATTTCCTTCGAGAGGAGAGTTTTCAAAGGAGAAAAGTAATTCTGCACCTGAATCTTCATCAAAGAAAGTAAAGGGTAAGGTTTCTGATGTTGATGGGGGAAAAAAACAACGAA